The following coding sequences are from one Triticum dicoccoides isolate Atlit2015 ecotype Zavitan chromosome 4A, WEW_v2.0, whole genome shotgun sequence window:
- the LOC119288948 gene encoding zinc finger protein ZAT11-like: MDVASGDARSPIKLIELLLKLSSPAASSRVIGKNKRVQLQAAGGAYECRTCGRRFATFQSLGGHRTSHKRPRVRAHGLDLLLGARPGKARAPVQLHRCGTCGQAFPTGQALGGHMRRHRPAVAAATWTETATSSSTSCLSVSGQHDDADWPTLIQFI; the protein is encoded by the coding sequence ATGGACGTGGCCAGTGGTGATGCACGGTCGCCGATCAAGTTGATAGAGCTGCTGCTTAAGCTATCTTCGCCGGCAGCGTCTAGCAGGGTGATCGGCAAGAACAAGCGGGTGCAGCTGCAGGCCGCCGGCGGCGCCTACGAGTGCCGGACGTGCGGCCGCCGGTTCGCCACGTTCCAGTCGCTGGGCGGCCACCGGACCAGCCACAAGCGGCCGCGGGTGCGCGCGCACGGCCTCGATCTCCTGCTCGGCGCGCGCCCAGGCAAGGCCAGGGCCCCGGTGCAGCTGCACCGCTGCGGCACGTGCGGCCAGGCGTTCCCCACGGGGCAGGCGCTCGGCGGGCACATGCGCCGCCACAGGCCGGCCGTGGCCGCCGCGACGTGGACGGAGACGGCCACGTCGTCGTCGACCTCGTGCCTCTCTGTGTCTGGTCAGCATGACGATGCCGATTGGCCTACTTTAATACAGTTTATATGA